A window from Actinomycetospora corticicola encodes these proteins:
- a CDS encoding transposase encodes MDRDTGFLLPPDVRDWLPEGHLAWTVIDAVEMLDLTALISTYRLGGRGRRAYDPAMMLTLLIYAYAVGLTSSRGIERACGHDVAFRVITANQVPDHDTIAAFRVRHREVFKDLFIEVLKVCAAAGLGRVGTISVDGSKIAANASSRRNRTAAGIAKAQAELGEPEPSGAELGGPDLGDPEPDDQGLAGVVEDRLERAESSDAAEDAEHGPGRRGDEPPEDMNDPTARRARLARAAAKVAEQNAARAAEAAAQQQRYETKLAARNAHHATHGRFPKGRPPKAPATPTESTPAGDKPVRANTTDPDSRPLRTAQGFLQGFNSQAVVGDDQVVIAVEVVEQANDAGLLAPMTAAALDNLARAGIDAPVETVLADTGYFTAGDITALDDVHQQGRGPRPLVPPTRDALRDPEQQQPPRQESRVRRGMRERLAEPEARERYRRRKVTVEPVFGQIKNRIADRFRVRGLVAVRAELTLIATAHNLLKLHTATT; translated from the coding sequence TGCCCGAGGGGCATCTGGCCTGGACGGTGATCGACGCGGTCGAGATGTTGGATCTGACCGCGTTGATCTCCACCTACCGGCTGGGGGGTCGCGGCCGGCGGGCCTACGACCCGGCGATGATGCTCACGTTGTTGATCTACGCGTATGCGGTGGGTCTGACGTCCTCACGCGGGATCGAACGCGCCTGCGGCCACGACGTGGCGTTCCGGGTGATCACCGCCAACCAGGTCCCTGATCACGACACCATCGCCGCGTTCCGGGTCCGGCACCGCGAGGTGTTCAAGGACCTGTTCATCGAGGTCCTCAAGGTCTGCGCGGCCGCGGGGCTGGGGCGGGTCGGGACGATCTCGGTCGATGGCAGCAAGATCGCCGCGAACGCCTCGTCGCGGCGCAACCGCACCGCGGCGGGGATCGCCAAAGCCCAGGCCGAACTGGGTGAGCCGGAGCCCAGTGGCGCGGAGCTGGGTGGCCCGGATCTGGGTGACCCGGAGCCCGATGACCAGGGTCTGGCGGGGGTGGTCGAGGACCGCCTGGAACGGGCCGAGTCCAGCGACGCCGCCGAGGACGCCGAGCACGGGCCGGGACGACGGGGCGACGAGCCGCCCGAGGACATGAACGACCCGACCGCGCGGCGGGCCCGGCTGGCCCGGGCCGCGGCGAAGGTCGCCGAGCAGAACGCCGCCCGGGCGGCGGAAGCGGCCGCCCAGCAGCAACGCTACGAGACCAAGCTCGCGGCCCGGAACGCCCACCACGCCACCCACGGGCGCTTCCCGAAAGGCCGGCCCCCGAAGGCACCGGCCACCCCGACCGAGAGCACCCCGGCCGGGGACAAGCCGGTGCGGGCGAACACCACCGACCCCGACTCCCGGCCGTTGCGGACCGCGCAGGGGTTCCTGCAGGGCTTCAACTCCCAGGCCGTGGTCGGCGACGACCAGGTCGTGATCGCGGTCGAGGTCGTCGAGCAGGCCAACGACGCCGGTCTGCTCGCCCCGATGACCGCCGCCGCGCTGGACAACCTCGCCCGCGCCGGGATCGACGCCCCGGTCGAGACCGTGCTCGCTGACACCGGCTACTTCACCGCCGGAGACATCACCGCCCTCGATGACGTCCACCAGCAGGGGCGGGGTCCCCGACCGCTGGTCCCGCCCACACGTGATGCGCTGCGCGACCCCGAGCAGCAACAACCACCCCGGCAGGAGTCGCGGGTGCGCCGCGGGATGCGCGAACGGCTCGCCGAGCCCGAGGCGCGCGAGCGCTACCGACGTCGCAAAGTCACCGTCGAACCGGTCTTCGGGCAGATCAAGAACCGGATCGCCGACCGGTTCCGGGTTCGGGGTCTCGTCGCGGTCCGCGCCGAGCTCACCCTGATCGCCACCGCCCACAACCTGCTCAAGCTCCACACCGCAACCACCTGA